The Pirellulimonas nuda genome includes a region encoding these proteins:
- a CDS encoding sodium:solute symporter family protein: MGGFHPIDVAILVAYLAATIGIGFWISRRASKNLRSYFLGGNTIPWYMLGLSNASGMFDISGTMVMVYWLFVYGAKSIWIPWLWPVFNQIVMMVYLSIWLRRSGVLTGADWIRFRFGDGRGAQWAHLVVVLFALINVVGFLAYGFIGIGKFASTFLPWQLAADPTTNSNLYGLIVTALTTVYVVKGGMFSVVFTEVLQFAIMTVACVWVGLIAMAEVSPEALAAVTPAGWDRMWFDWRFDLDWSGILDSANQKVSEDGWDLFSLFFGLALFKGLLSSMAGPAPNYDMQRVLSAKSPKEAALMSGVVSLVLLVPRYMLITGLTVLALAFFSDELRGMGDGVDFEMILPFAMREFIPVGLFGLLIAALLAAFMSTYAATVNAAPAYVVNDIYKRYFNPDASDKTYVRMSYLTSVAVVVVGTAFGFMVNDLKQVVNWLVASLYGGYIAANLLKWHWWRFNGWGYFWGMVGGIASAFVLTVALNGQSTLWGFEKNLALFPVILSISLAGSVLGCLLTPPDDMAVLKEFYRRVRPWGWWGPVRAQLVQEFPDLLPNRDLPRDALNVAIGIAWQTALTATGIYLVLQDYWALSWSLGVVAATSLILKFTWYDRLRDYPAEASFTPPTLNPAEPT; this comes from the coding sequence ATGGGCGGGTTTCATCCGATCGATGTAGCGATCCTCGTCGCCTACCTCGCCGCGACCATCGGCATCGGGTTCTGGATCTCCCGCCGCGCGTCGAAGAACCTCCGCAGCTACTTCCTCGGCGGCAACACCATCCCGTGGTACATGCTGGGGCTGTCCAACGCGTCGGGGATGTTCGACATCAGCGGGACCATGGTGATGGTCTACTGGCTGTTCGTGTACGGGGCCAAGAGCATCTGGATCCCGTGGCTGTGGCCGGTCTTCAATCAGATCGTGATGATGGTCTACCTGTCGATCTGGCTGCGCCGTTCCGGGGTGCTGACCGGCGCCGACTGGATCCGCTTCCGCTTCGGCGACGGCCGCGGCGCCCAGTGGGCCCACCTGGTGGTGGTGCTCTTTGCGCTGATCAACGTGGTCGGCTTCTTGGCCTACGGGTTCATCGGGATCGGCAAGTTCGCGTCCACCTTCCTCCCCTGGCAGTTGGCCGCCGACCCCACGACCAACAGCAACCTGTACGGGCTGATCGTCACCGCGCTCACCACGGTCTACGTTGTAAAGGGAGGGATGTTCAGCGTCGTGTTCACGGAAGTCCTGCAGTTCGCCATCATGACGGTCGCCTGTGTGTGGGTGGGGCTGATCGCGATGGCGGAGGTCTCGCCCGAGGCGCTCGCGGCGGTCACCCCCGCGGGGTGGGACCGGATGTGGTTCGACTGGCGGTTCGACCTCGACTGGAGCGGCATCCTCGACTCGGCCAACCAGAAGGTGAGCGAGGACGGCTGGGACCTGTTCTCGTTGTTCTTCGGGCTGGCGCTGTTCAAGGGGCTCCTCTCCAGCATGGCCGGCCCCGCGCCCAACTACGACATGCAACGCGTCCTCTCGGCCAAGTCTCCCAAAGAGGCGGCCCTGATGAGCGGCGTGGTGAGCCTGGTGCTGCTTGTTCCGCGCTACATGCTGATCACCGGGCTCACGGTGCTGGCGCTGGCGTTCTTTTCCGATGAGCTGCGCGGCATGGGAGACGGGGTCGACTTCGAGATGATCCTCCCCTTCGCGATGCGCGAGTTCATCCCGGTCGGCCTGTTCGGTCTGCTGATCGCGGCGCTGCTGGCCGCGTTCATGTCTACGTACGCCGCCACCGTGAACGCCGCCCCGGCGTACGTGGTGAACGACATCTACAAGCGTTACTTCAACCCCGACGCCAGCGACAAGACCTACGTCCGCATGAGCTACCTCACGTCGGTGGCCGTGGTGGTAGTCGGCACCGCCTTTGGGTTTATGGTCAACGACCTCAAACAGGTGGTGAACTGGCTGGTGGCGAGCCTGTACGGCGGCTACATCGCGGCGAACCTGCTCAAGTGGCACTGGTGGCGTTTCAACGGCTGGGGCTACTTCTGGGGCATGGTGGGGGGCATCGCCTCGGCGTTTGTGCTCACCGTGGCGCTGAACGGCCAATCGACGCTGTGGGGCTTCGAGAAGAACCTGGCGCTCTTCCCGGTCATCTTGTCCATCTCCCTCGCCGGCAGCGTGCTGGGGTGCCTGCTCACCCCCCCGGACGACATGGCGGTGCTCAAAGAGTTCTACCGCCGCGTCCGCCCTTGGGGCTGGTGGGGTCCGGTCCGCGCCCAGCTCGTCCAGGAGTTCCCCGATTTGCTCCCCAACCGCGACCTGCCGCGCGACGCCCTGAACGTGGCGATCGGCATCGCTTGGCAGACGGCGCTCACGGCGACCGGCATCTACCTGGTGCTGCAAGACTACTGGGCGCTAAGCTGGTCGCTTGGGGTGGTCGCCGCCACTTCGCTGATCCTCAAGTTCACCTGGTACGATCGTCTGCGGGACTACCCAGCAGAAGCAAGCTTTACCCCTCCCACGCTCAACCCCGCGGAGCCGACGTGA
- a CDS encoding cellulase family glycosylhydrolase has product MIAIRSVVLLAAAWGAAAPTGAAPPQEFITRRGAKLYDGAREFRFVSWNAPNLHLVEDAFTFLGGAPWRYPDAFEVRDALRSIRQMGGTVVRPYVISVRRNDGDMGPHAHVAAPGEFNEQAFAALDLVLKTAEEEGVRVIIPLVDNWKWWGGVEQYVAFRGKQGDDFWTDPQLIDDFKQTIHYLVNRRNTLTGRRYRDDPALFGWETGNELDATPEWTRQIAAYIKGLDPNHLVIDGRSLHGVPEASLDDPNVDVVTTHHYPNVGNNNAASIRAAVKAVDGKKAYFVGEFGFVPVDEAQRMLDAVHELGVSGALYWSLRFHRREGGFYWHHEPSGGDLYKAYHWPGFASGDEYRENQVLPMIRDAAFRIRGQRVPPVASPEAPTLLPILDVAHIAWQGAAGGRAYDVQRSERVHGPWEVVGKDVSDAAVQYRPLFADRSARIGGAYYYRVVAKNEGGASPPSNAVGPVEVTHQTLVDEMRDLSLVHAAAQPYGFRTGDARKTQEDIHRVELGGGGSLVYRSPGKVAKVTLWCFASSDDAPIRVAASDKPEGPFAELPTKRTTAPSVAGDYGYLRPILVEAGPVPADARYIRIEAPAGAADSNVQLSRIEVRYGDSP; this is encoded by the coding sequence GTGATAGCGATCCGGTCCGTCGTTCTGCTGGCCGCCGCGTGGGGCGCCGCTGCGCCAACCGGCGCCGCCCCCCCTCAGGAGTTCATCACCCGCCGGGGCGCGAAGCTGTACGACGGGGCAAGGGAGTTCCGCTTTGTGTCATGGAACGCCCCCAACCTTCACCTAGTAGAAGACGCGTTCACGTTCTTGGGGGGCGCCCCCTGGCGGTACCCCGACGCGTTCGAGGTCCGCGACGCCCTCCGCTCGATCCGGCAGATGGGGGGGACGGTGGTCCGCCCCTACGTGATCAGCGTCCGTCGCAACGACGGCGACATGGGCCCGCACGCCCACGTCGCCGCCCCGGGCGAGTTCAACGAGCAGGCCTTCGCGGCGCTCGACCTGGTGCTCAAGACCGCCGAGGAAGAAGGGGTGCGCGTCATCATCCCGCTGGTCGACAACTGGAAGTGGTGGGGGGGAGTCGAGCAGTACGTCGCGTTCCGCGGCAAGCAGGGGGACGATTTCTGGACCGACCCCCAGCTCATCGACGACTTCAAGCAAACCATCCACTACCTCGTCAACCGGCGCAACACGCTCACCGGTCGGCGTTACCGCGACGACCCGGCCCTCTTCGGCTGGGAGACCGGCAACGAGCTCGACGCGACCCCCGAGTGGACGCGCCAGATCGCCGCCTACATCAAGGGGCTCGACCCCAACCACCTGGTGATCGACGGCCGGTCGCTGCACGGCGTTCCCGAAGCGTCGCTGGACGACCCGAACGTCGACGTCGTCACCACACACCACTACCCGAATGTGGGCAACAACAACGCGGCCAGCATCCGCGCCGCGGTGAAGGCGGTCGACGGCAAGAAGGCCTACTTCGTCGGCGAGTTCGGCTTCGTGCCGGTAGACGAGGCGCAGCGGATGCTCGACGCGGTTCACGAGCTGGGGGTCTCCGGGGCGCTCTACTGGAGCCTCCGCTTCCACCGCCGCGAAGGGGGATTCTATTGGCACCACGAGCCCTCCGGCGGCGACCTGTACAAGGCGTACCACTGGCCCGGGTTCGCGTCGGGGGACGAGTACCGCGAGAACCAGGTGCTGCCGATGATCCGCGACGCCGCCTTCCGGATCCGCGGCCAGCGGGTCCCGCCGGTCGCCAGCCCCGAAGCCCCGACCCTGCTCCCGATCCTCGACGTGGCGCACATCGCCTGGCAGGGCGCCGCCGGCGGGCGGGCGTACGACGTCCAGCGTTCCGAGCGCGTCCACGGACCGTGGGAAGTTGTCGGCAAAGACGTCAGCGACGCCGCCGTGCAGTACCGCCCCTTGTTCGCCGACCGGTCGGCCCGGATCGGCGGCGCGTACTACTACCGGGTGGTGGCGAAGAACGAGGGGGGGGCTTCGCCGCCGTCCAACGCCGTGGGACCGGTTGAGGTGACGCATCAGACGCTGGTCGATGAAATGCGCGACCTATCGCTGGTGCACGCGGCCGCCCAGCCGTACGGGTTCCGCACCGGCGACGCGCGGAAGACGCAAGAAGACATCCACCGCGTTGAACTCGGGGGCGGGGGCAGCCTGGTCTACCGGTCGCCCGGGAAGGTAGCGAAGGTGACCCTCTGGTGCTTCGCGTCGAGCGACGACGCCCCCATCCGGGTAGCCGCCTCGGACAAGCCCGAGGGCCCCTTCGCCGAGCTCCCAACCAAACGCACCACGGCCCCTTCGGTCGCGGGGGACTACGGCTACCTCCGGCCGATCTTGGTCGAGGCCGGTCCCGTCCCGGCCGACGCTCGCTACATCCGCATCGAAGCCCCCGCCGGGGCGGCCGACAGCAATGTGCAACTCTCACGCATCGAGGTCCGTTATGGAGACTCGCCGTAG